In one Mucilaginibacter sp. PAMB04168 genomic region, the following are encoded:
- a CDS encoding aminopeptidase P N-terminal domain-containing protein — protein sequence MKYLPIDNNLFILNRKNFVSRLKPNSIALFNANDEYPRSGDQTFVFKQNADFFYLSGIDQEQSILLLFPDCPNPLYREVLFLRQTNEHIAVWEGHKYTKDEAKMTSGIQSVYWLHDFEAILHSIINYAEHIYINTNENDRFLPGVPYRDLRFLEDLRSKYPLHYYERSAPIMRDLRVVKSAVEIELTQKACDITRDAFTRVLKFVKPGVAEYEIEAEITHEFLRQRATGHAYTPIIASGHNAIVLHYIDNNQICKDGDVILFDWAAEYANYNADMSRSIPVSGRFTSRQRQVYDSVLRVMKQATQMIVAGTVWNEYHDEVGKIMTGELIGLGLLDRHDVEKQDSKAPLYKKYFMHGTSHHLGLDVHDFASRYKPFEVGNILTCEPGIYIPEESLGIRLENNILITEGGNVDLMAGIPLEAEHLEEIMNS from the coding sequence ATGAAATATCTACCTATAGATAACAACTTATTTATTTTAAATAGAAAAAATTTCGTTTCACGATTAAAGCCCAATTCCATAGCCCTTTTTAATGCTAATGACGAATACCCACGTAGCGGAGATCAAACTTTCGTATTTAAACAAAATGCCGATTTCTTTTATCTGTCTGGTATAGATCAGGAGCAGAGTATACTGTTACTTTTCCCGGATTGTCCTAATCCACTATACAGAGAAGTACTCTTTTTAAGACAAACCAATGAACACATTGCGGTATGGGAAGGCCACAAGTATACAAAGGACGAAGCGAAAATGACTTCAGGTATACAAAGCGTATACTGGTTGCATGACTTTGAAGCAATTTTGCACAGTATTATAAACTATGCAGAACATATATATATCAATACAAATGAGAACGACCGGTTCCTGCCAGGTGTACCTTACCGCGATTTGCGATTCCTGGAAGACCTGCGCAGCAAATACCCGCTTCACTATTATGAACGCTCTGCTCCTATAATGAGAGACCTCCGCGTAGTAAAGTCGGCCGTTGAAATTGAACTGACCCAAAAAGCATGCGATATTACACGTGATGCTTTTACCCGTGTACTTAAATTTGTAAAGCCCGGCGTTGCGGAGTACGAAATTGAGGCAGAGATAACACATGAGTTTTTAAGGCAGCGTGCTACCGGGCATGCCTATACACCTATTATAGCATCTGGCCACAACGCCATTGTGTTACATTATATAGATAACAACCAGATTTGCAAAGACGGCGATGTAATTTTGTTCGACTGGGCAGCCGAGTATGCCAATTACAATGCAGACATGAGTCGTTCAATACCGGTAAGCGGCCGCTTCACTTCGCGCCAGCGACAGGTATATGACTCGGTACTGAGGGTGATGAAGCAGGCTACGCAAATGATAGTGGCCGGAACAGTTTGGAATGAATATCATGATGAAGTAGGCAAGATCATGACAGGCGAACTAATTGGCCTGGGTTTGCTTGACCGCCACGACGTGGAAAAACAAGACTCCAAAGCACCTTTGTATAAAAAATACTTTATGCATGGTACTTCACACCACCTTGGTTTGGATGTACACGACTTTGCCAGCCGCTACAAGCCATTTGAGGTGGGTAACATATTAACCTGCGAACCTGGCATTTATATACCGGAAGAAAGCCTGGGCATCCGCCTGGAGAATAACATCCTCATAACCGAAGGTGGCAATGTCGATTTAATGGCAGGCATTCCGTTAGAGGCTGAGCATCTCGAGGAAATCATGAATAGCTAA
- a CDS encoding carboxy terminal-processing peptidase, whose translation MFKKLYMFLVLGAALACQASTPGAEKVDGSNNLQPDQQQSVVAKEVASLISSYNYKKVALNDSLSEVVYNRYVKSLDDNRNYLLASDVKDFERFKTTIDDDLKTGNLNNVFYIFNVYQKRYLERINYSLAQLDKPYDFNTNETFTYDREKQPWVSSEGDMNKLWSQRVKYDLLNLKLANADVAKNKETLRKRYQNLLSQSKKISNQDVFQLFMDAFTESVDPHTNYFNPANAANFNIEMSRSLEGIGASLASENEYITIKTIVAGGPADKSKQINIDDRIVGVAQGKAGEFQDVVGWRIENAIALIRGTKGTTVRLRILPKGAGAGSKPKLVEMVREKIVLKDQLVKKEIRTYNSNGKTVKIGVINVPAFYIDFNAYRAKDPNYQSTTRDVRLILDTLKRAGVDGVVLDLRQNGGGSLIEAIELTGLFIKNGPVVQVRDTRNRVEVNEDEDPAVAYAGPLAVLTDRFSASASEIFAGAIQDYGRGLIIGTQTYGKGTVQSAIELDKVINPSIKEMITTAMNKKSSGTGAESKFGQLNLTIAKFYRISGSSTQHKGVSPDISFPSVIPLDKYGEDTEPSALPFDMVQKSAYTKVGDLSSVIPQLTKLHEQRMASNPNYKYMLEDIADYKKRQSETSVTLNEADLKKERDSEEQKTFERNNLRRTALGLAPLKKGATRPKNEDLDFLKMEAGQIMTDYINLEKSNRYTNVIPQQP comes from the coding sequence ATGTTTAAAAAGTTATATATGTTCCTGGTGTTGGGCGCCGCTTTGGCTTGCCAGGCTTCAACCCCGGGTGCTGAGAAGGTGGATGGGTCAAATAATCTCCAGCCCGATCAGCAACAAAGCGTGGTGGCCAAAGAAGTAGCCTCGCTTATTTCCAGTTATAATTACAAAAAAGTTGCGCTGAACGATTCGTTGTCCGAAGTGGTATATAACCGCTACGTAAAATCGCTTGATGATAACCGTAATTATTTACTGGCATCTGACGTTAAGGATTTTGAGCGTTTTAAAACTACGATTGACGACGACCTGAAAACCGGCAACCTGAATAACGTTTTCTATATTTTTAACGTTTACCAGAAGCGCTACCTCGAGCGCATCAATTACTCATTAGCGCAACTGGATAAGCCATACGATTTTAATACTAACGAAACCTTTACTTACGACCGGGAAAAGCAGCCTTGGGTATCATCAGAAGGTGACATGAACAAGTTGTGGAGCCAGCGCGTTAAATATGACCTGCTGAACCTTAAACTGGCCAATGCAGACGTTGCCAAGAATAAAGAAACCTTACGCAAGCGTTACCAAAATTTGCTTTCGCAGTCCAAAAAAATATCCAATCAGGATGTTTTCCAGTTGTTTATGGATGCCTTTACCGAATCGGTAGATCCGCACACCAACTATTTTAACCCGGCCAACGCGGCTAATTTTAATATCGAAATGTCGCGCTCGTTAGAAGGTATCGGCGCTTCGCTGGCATCAGAAAACGAGTACATCACCATAAAAACTATTGTAGCCGGTGGCCCTGCCGATAAAAGCAAGCAAATTAATATTGATGACCGCATTGTAGGCGTGGCCCAAGGCAAAGCCGGCGAGTTTCAGGACGTAGTGGGCTGGCGTATAGAGAATGCTATAGCCTTAATACGCGGCACCAAAGGTACTACTGTACGTTTACGCATATTACCAAAAGGAGCAGGAGCTGGCTCAAAGCCTAAACTGGTTGAAATGGTGCGCGAAAAAATTGTGCTGAAGGATCAATTGGTTAAAAAAGAGATACGTACCTATAACTCCAATGGTAAAACCGTTAAAATTGGGGTAATTAACGTACCGGCATTTTATATTGATTTTAATGCTTACCGTGCAAAAGATCCTAACTATCAAAGCACCACCCGCGATGTTAGACTAATTTTAGACACCCTTAAACGCGCAGGTGTAGATGGTGTGGTTTTAGATTTGCGTCAAAACGGCGGCGGCTCGCTGATTGAAGCCATTGAGCTTACTGGTTTATTTATAAAGAATGGCCCTGTAGTACAAGTACGTGATACACGCAACCGTGTGGAAGTGAACGAAGACGAAGATCCGGCTGTTGCTTACGCTGGTCCGCTTGCCGTGTTAACCGATCGCTTTAGCGCTTCAGCCTCTGAAATCTTTGCTGGTGCCATTCAAGATTATGGCCGTGGTTTGATCATTGGTACACAAACTTATGGTAAAGGTACCGTGCAAAGCGCTATTGAACTGGACAAGGTCATCAATCCATCTATTAAGGAAATGATTACCACTGCCATGAACAAAAAATCATCTGGCACGGGTGCAGAGTCTAAATTTGGACAGTTAAATTTAACCATCGCTAAGTTCTATCGCATCAGCGGCAGCTCAACACAGCACAAAGGCGTATCGCCAGATATAAGTTTCCCATCTGTTATCCCGTTAGATAAATATGGCGAGGATACCGAGCCATCAGCTTTACCATTTGATATGGTTCAGAAAAGTGCTTATACCAAGGTTGGCGATCTGAGCAGTGTGATTCCGCAGCTAACCAAGCTACATGAGCAACGTATGGCTAGCAACCCCAATTACAAGTATATGCTGGAAGACATTGCCGACTATAAAAAGCGCCAAAGCGAAACCAGCGTAACCCTAAACGAGGCCGACCTTAAAAAAGAACGGGATTCAGAAGAACAAAAGACCTTTGAACGCAACAACCTGCGCCGTACGGCGTTAGGGCTAGCTCCTCTTAAAAAAGGTGCAACGCGTCCTAAAAACGAAGACTTGGATTTTCTGAAAATGGAAGCTGGCCAAATTATGACCGACTATATAAACCTGGAGAAATCCAACCGTTACACTAACGTAATACCGCAACAACCGTAA
- a CDS encoding glycosyltransferase family 2 protein: MKVAGFTFIRNAVKNDYPVVEAITSILSICDEFVVALGNSEDDTEELIKGINSPKIRIIHTVWDESLREGGSVFAAETDKAFAAISPDADWAFYIQGDEVVHEKYLPVIQQEMEANLNDKAIEGLLFKYQHFYGSYDYYAHSRRWYRREIRVLRNNKNIHAYRDAQGFRWADRKINVKLIDAYIYHYGWVKPPKGLESKLRNFNQFYHDDTWIAENLPEKFEFDFKNADRLLAFEGTHPAVMQRRIKAQNWKLQIDPEQLKKKMSLRRRILQKIEDWTGWRVSEYRNYKLVK; this comes from the coding sequence ATGAAAGTAGCAGGTTTTACCTTTATCCGCAATGCGGTAAAAAATGACTACCCCGTTGTGGAAGCCATTACATCTATACTATCCATTTGCGACGAATTTGTAGTAGCGCTGGGCAATAGTGAAGATGATACCGAAGAACTGATTAAAGGTATCAATTCACCTAAGATCAGGATCATTCATACCGTTTGGGATGAATCTTTACGCGAGGGAGGATCGGTGTTTGCCGCCGAAACGGATAAAGCCTTTGCCGCTATTTCACCCGATGCCGACTGGGCCTTTTACATACAGGGGGATGAAGTGGTACACGAAAAGTATTTGCCGGTTATTCAACAGGAGATGGAAGCTAACTTAAACGACAAGGCTATTGAAGGCTTGTTGTTTAAATACCAGCACTTTTATGGCTCGTACGATTACTACGCGCATTCGCGCCGATGGTACCGTCGCGAGATAAGGGTTCTGCGCAACAATAAAAACATCCACGCTTACCGGGATGCCCAAGGTTTCAGATGGGCCGACCGCAAGATTAACGTAAAACTGATTGACGCTTATATTTATCATTATGGATGGGTAAAACCACCTAAAGGACTGGAAAGCAAACTGCGTAATTTTAATCAGTTTTACCATGATGACACCTGGATAGCTGAAAACCTGCCCGAAAAGTTTGAATTTGATTTTAAGAATGCAGACCGCCTGCTGGCTTTTGAAGGCACACACCCGGCCGTGATGCAACGCCGCATTAAAGCTCAAAACTGGAAGTTACAGATAGACCCCGAACAACTCAAAAAGAAAATGTCGCTCCGTCGCCGCATACTTCAAAAAATTGAAGATTGGACCGGCTGGAGGGTTAGTGAATATAGAAACTATAAGTTGGTAAAGTAA
- a CDS encoding glycosyltransferase, whose product MPISIDVIIPSFRLTPATLLPILKLGRPADTLIHFFLIADNPTLVPDAGIAALVDNETVSLIINENNLGASATRNRGIEAGKGDWILFLDDDIEVNPDLLLTYATAAQQQSHEIGFIGLVTMPPAPTAFARAVYANGSMAIFGAAQHNEYFAWGASANIMVKRSALGDVRFSSAYPKTGGGEEVEFFLRIRAQNGFANYRCLPHAQAEHPWWNNGRADYTRFYRYGIGNSYLAQRNPAYRWYDFLNTPETLFCIVVAVFVVHFFYRPVVNYGLFFIAISLFAEYITNIMRVRRNNKRLSFGTAFNVMRLRLVYEWGTLIGNLKRFRLAGLGERFSYDGSTKARHFRLNRYKIVKLAIYTLAIIALVIYRHR is encoded by the coding sequence ATGCCTATCAGTATTGATGTCATAATTCCTTCTTTCCGGCTAACACCGGCTACTTTATTGCCTATACTAAAGTTAGGAAGGCCTGCCGATACGCTTATACACTTCTTTTTAATTGCCGATAACCCTACACTGGTGCCTGATGCCGGCATAGCAGCCCTGGTAGATAATGAAACGGTTAGTTTGATTATTAACGAAAATAATTTGGGCGCATCGGCCACCCGTAACCGCGGCATTGAAGCTGGTAAAGGCGACTGGATTTTGTTTTTGGATGACGATATCGAAGTAAATCCGGACTTATTGCTTACTTACGCAACCGCCGCACAGCAACAATCGCATGAAATTGGCTTTATTGGATTAGTAACTATGCCCCCTGCACCCACAGCTTTTGCCCGGGCGGTTTATGCTAATGGTTCAATGGCTATTTTTGGTGCAGCGCAGCATAATGAATACTTTGCCTGGGGAGCATCAGCTAATATTATGGTGAAGCGCAGTGCTTTGGGAGATGTGCGATTCTCATCAGCTTATCCTAAAACGGGTGGAGGCGAAGAGGTAGAGTTTTTTTTGCGTATACGCGCACAAAACGGATTTGCTAATTATCGCTGCTTGCCCCATGCACAGGCCGAGCACCCCTGGTGGAACAATGGGCGGGCAGACTACACCCGCTTTTATCGTTATGGTATAGGTAACAGTTACCTAGCCCAACGTAATCCGGCTTACCGCTGGTACGATTTTTTGAACACACCCGAAACCTTGTTTTGTATAGTGGTAGCGGTATTTGTGGTCCACTTTTTTTACCGGCCTGTTGTGAACTATGGCTTATTCTTTATAGCAATTAGTTTATTTGCGGAATATATAACCAACATAATGCGAGTACGGCGCAATAACAAAAGGCTGTCTTTCGGAACCGCCTTTAACGTTATGCGCTTGCGCTTGGTATATGAATGGGGAACGCTGATTGGTAACCTCAAAAGATTCCGGTTAGCCGGACTGGGTGAACGTTTCAGCTATGATGGCAGCACCAAGGCCCGGCACTTCAGGCTTAACCGTTACAAGATTGTAAAGCTGGCTATTTACACTTTGGCTATTATAGCTTTAGTAATATACAGGCACCGTTAG
- a CDS encoding glycosyltransferase family 2 protein encodes MAQDGQHTPIVGKNRLKVAVLISTYNWPEALELVILSLLRQTRMPDEILIADDGSRPETTVLIDHYRKLFTVPVKHAWQEDKGFRKCLILNKAVKLSEADYIIEIDGDIIVNPKFVADHERAARKGYFMQGSRTMLTEAKTKEILQTKQVNFHSLSQGLYSRFNAVRIPLLSMFFKPDPRSSWNVKGCNLAFWRADYIKINGYYNDFEGWGWEDYEFGARLINAGVLKKRLKMAAISYHIFHPWHDRGNFLPNELIYRKTVSDKLTYCPSGYHEV; translated from the coding sequence ATGGCGCAGGATGGACAACACACCCCAATAGTGGGCAAAAACAGGCTCAAGGTAGCAGTGCTCATATCAACCTATAACTGGCCTGAGGCTTTAGAGTTGGTAATCTTGAGTTTGCTGCGCCAAACGCGCATGCCCGATGAAATACTGATTGCAGATGATGGCTCGCGCCCGGAAACCACAGTGCTGATTGATCATTACCGGAAACTATTTACCGTTCCTGTAAAGCATGCCTGGCAGGAAGACAAGGGTTTTCGGAAATGTTTAATACTAAACAAAGCTGTAAAATTGTCTGAAGCGGATTACATAATTGAAATTGATGGCGACATTATTGTTAACCCCAAGTTTGTAGCCGATCATGAGCGTGCCGCCCGCAAAGGATACTTTATGCAAGGTAGCCGCACCATGCTTACCGAAGCCAAGACTAAAGAAATACTCCAAACTAAACAAGTCAACTTCCACTCCCTGTCGCAAGGCTTATACAGCCGTTTTAATGCGGTACGTATACCCTTGTTGTCCATGTTCTTTAAGCCCGATCCGCGCAGCTCCTGGAATGTAAAGGGGTGCAACCTGGCTTTTTGGCGCGCCGATTACATTAAGATAAACGGATACTACAATGATTTTGAGGGTTGGGGCTGGGAAGACTACGAATTTGGTGCGCGCCTTATTAATGCTGGTGTCCTGAAAAAGCGCCTTAAAATGGCGGCTATCAGCTATCACATCTTTCATCCCTGGCATGATAGGGGCAACTTCTTGCCCAACGAGCTCATCTACCGAAAAACCGTAAGCGATAAACTTACTTACTGCCCCAGCGGCTACCACGAAGTTTAG
- a CDS encoding glycosyltransferase family 2 protein: MRQGGSRTVQNQQLPLVSIIIATYNAATHLPGCLDSITAQAYPAIEVIIVDGGSTDDTITVLQQYNAYVNRWVSEPDKGIYDALNKGTGLATGKWLYFLGADDRLLTGFSAMAQQLKDEDTIYYGNTKAEGPLFTGEFSAYRLAKYCINHQSIFYPAKVFQKYQYSLKYRIYADYALNLQVWGDKSIKKQYVDIPVAWYNLTGFSAVANDEAFKHDKPQIIKKSMGWLMYLRFLYKRRKEQSRPGSNFY, encoded by the coding sequence ATGAGGCAGGGAGGCAGCCGTACCGTTCAAAACCAGCAACTACCGCTGGTAAGCATTATTATAGCTACTTATAATGCAGCAACACATTTGCCTGGCTGTCTGGATTCGATTACAGCACAGGCTTACCCGGCTATTGAAGTGATTATTGTAGATGGCGGGAGCACCGATGATACTATTACAGTTTTGCAACAGTATAATGCATACGTTAACCGCTGGGTAAGCGAACCCGATAAAGGCATATACGATGCGCTGAACAAGGGCACCGGGCTGGCCACCGGCAAATGGCTGTACTTTTTAGGGGCCGATGACCGCCTGCTTACCGGCTTTAGCGCAATGGCACAGCAACTGAAAGACGAGGACACTATATATTATGGGAACACCAAAGCCGAAGGGCCGCTGTTTACAGGCGAGTTTTCGGCATATCGGTTAGCTAAGTACTGCATAAACCATCAATCCATATTTTATCCTGCCAAGGTGTTTCAAAAATACCAATACAGTTTAAAGTACCGCATTTATGCCGATTATGCGCTGAACTTACAGGTATGGGGTGATAAATCTATCAAAAAACAATATGTAGACATACCAGTGGCCTGGTACAACTTAACCGGCTTTTCGGCAGTGGCTAATGATGAGGCTTTCAAGCACGATAAGCCCCAGATCATTAAAAAAAGTATGGGCTGGTTAATGTACCTGCGCTTTTTATACAAACGCCGCAAAGAGCAAAGCAGGCCGGGCAGTAACTTTTATTAA
- a CDS encoding glycosyltransferase family 1 protein → MKVLFDHQIFSLQKYGGISRYFANLHRGLQSAGHQSAITALYAENEYVKHDAFLLNNNLGESLWKGKLNKYYKWNRRFSRWSFKTRAFDVFHPTYYDPYFIKYLKKPCVVTVHDMVHELYPEYFPDATEVIARKKLVMERADALIAISEFTKSDIIKVYPQLANKIHVVYHGYLAPDGSTDNLIKENVTLPQNYLLFVGERWHYKNFPLFVKGISPLLQANPQLKLVCAGGKAFTNAELQLFHQQRIGTQCQQMDVTDMLLQQLYRQAKLFAFPSLHEGFGLPLLEAFANQCPVICSNSSCLPEIAGNAAIYFDPLQPADIEQAAAQVLGDENLQQQLKQRGNERLALFTFDACVQNTIKVYQSVL, encoded by the coding sequence ATGAAAGTACTGTTCGATCATCAGATTTTTTCACTACAAAAATACGGGGGCATATCCCGCTACTTTGCCAACCTGCATCGTGGCTTACAGTCTGCGGGCCATCAAAGCGCTATTACCGCGCTATATGCCGAGAACGAATATGTTAAGCATGACGCATTCCTGCTAAATAACAACCTGGGTGAAAGTTTATGGAAGGGAAAGTTAAATAAGTATTACAAATGGAACAGACGCTTTTCGCGCTGGAGTTTTAAAACACGCGCCTTCGACGTATTTCATCCTACTTATTACGACCCCTACTTTATTAAATACCTTAAAAAGCCCTGCGTAGTTACTGTGCATGATATGGTACATGAGCTATACCCCGAATACTTTCCGGATGCAACGGAGGTAATTGCCCGAAAAAAGCTGGTGATGGAACGGGCAGATGCGTTGATTGCCATATCAGAGTTTACCAAAAGTGATATAATAAAAGTATACCCGCAGCTGGCTAATAAGATACACGTGGTGTATCATGGCTACCTAGCTCCGGACGGTTCAACCGATAACTTAATTAAAGAGAATGTAACACTGCCCCAAAATTACCTGTTGTTTGTGGGAGAGCGCTGGCACTATAAAAACTTCCCCTTGTTTGTGAAAGGCATAAGTCCGCTTTTACAGGCTAACCCCCAGCTTAAACTGGTTTGCGCGGGCGGTAAGGCTTTTACTAATGCCGAATTGCAGCTATTCCATCAACAACGCATTGGCACACAATGCCAGCAAATGGATGTTACCGATATGCTGTTGCAGCAGTTATACCGGCAGGCTAAATTATTTGCTTTCCCTTCGCTGCATGAAGGTTTTGGCTTGCCCTTGTTGGAAGCCTTTGCCAACCAATGCCCGGTGATATGCAGTAACAGCAGCTGTTTGCCAGAAATTGCCGGCAATGCGGCCATCTATTTTGACCCCTTGCAACCTGCCGATATAGAACAGGCAGCTGCACAGGTGCTTGGCGATGAAAATTTACAACAGCAGCTGAAGCAAAGGGGAAATGAAAGGCTTGCTTTGTTTACCTTTGATGCTTGTGTGCAAAACACTATAAAAGTTTACCAATCTGTTTTATAA